In Mesorhizobium sp. 113-3-3, a genomic segment contains:
- a CDS encoding HalD/BesD family halogenase, translating into MKDILDLDRYPLDREGSAEWKRLVEQSIEALRADGMFNLEGFLRPGVAEQAVREIKPVMDTQSHVHKRMHNIYFKPSIPELAPDHPALRKVETISHTVCADQIPGSTVLAIYEYEPLVRFLAATMGKAKLHVMQDPLARTNVMAYRSGEALNWHFDRSEFTTTLLLQQSQRGGDLEYRTDLRSDDDPNYEGVARLLEGRDPDAKILRMKPGTLNVFRGKNTAHRVTTVEGERERMIAVFSYYEQPGVMFSAEERFGFYGRAA; encoded by the coding sequence ATGAAAGACATTCTCGATCTCGACCGCTATCCGCTCGACCGTGAAGGCAGCGCCGAATGGAAGCGACTCGTCGAACAGTCGATCGAAGCCCTCAGGGCCGACGGCATGTTCAATCTCGAGGGTTTTCTGAGGCCCGGTGTCGCCGAACAGGCGGTGCGGGAAATCAAGCCGGTCATGGACACGCAGTCCCATGTGCACAAGCGCATGCACAACATCTACTTCAAGCCCAGCATTCCCGAACTCGCGCCCGACCATCCGGCCCTGCGCAAGGTCGAAACCATCAGTCACACCGTCTGTGCCGACCAGATCCCGGGCAGCACGGTTCTGGCAATCTATGAATACGAACCGCTGGTGCGCTTCCTCGCGGCTACGATGGGCAAGGCAAAACTGCATGTCATGCAGGATCCGCTGGCCCGCACCAATGTCATGGCCTATCGCTCTGGCGAGGCTCTGAACTGGCATTTCGACCGCTCGGAATTCACCACGACGCTGCTTTTGCAGCAGTCGCAACGTGGCGGCGACCTCGAATACCGCACCGATCTCAGGTCGGATGACGACCCCAATTATGAGGGCGTCGCCAGGCTGCTCGAAGGGCGTGATCCCGACGCAAAGATCCTGCGCATGAAGCCGGGTACGCTCAATGTCTTCCGCGGCAAGAACACCGCGCACCGCGTCACCACGGTCGAAGGCGAGCGAGAGCGCATGATAGCGGTGTTTTCCTATTACGAGCAACCTGGCGTGATGTTCAGCGCCGAGGAGCGCTTCGGCTTCTACGGCCGGGCAGCCTGA